The Terriglobus roseus sequence GTGACGATGCTCGCGAGCAGTGTCAGCACCATCGGTATCCGAAAAGAAGCCGCATTCGCCACCCGCATGCCGCGGCCCAGCAGGACTGCAACGACCGTGGCTGCGGCCAGCAGCAGCATGGTGTTCGTGAAGTGGATCGACTGGACCAGCACGCGAGCGTCCGAGGTGTTCTTCTCGACGTAGTGGCCGAGAACCAATACGGCTCCAAGAGCTCCTTCGATCAGCAGCAGGATGCCGGCCACAATCGACGCGGTCCGCGCCGGGTGGCGCTTCGGTGTGGCATAGAACGTCCAGACGATGAGCCCCACGAACATCGCCGTACAAATGCCGGTGAGCGAGCGGTGAAGGAACTCAATGACGGTGGCCACGCGTTGGAAATGCGGCAGCACTTCGCCATTGCAGAGGGGCCAATGGTCCCCGCACCCGGCACCGGAGGATGTTGCGCGAACCACAGCACCCTCAAGCACCACGATGACGAAGAAAGCCAAGGTGGCCCACGCCCACGCACGTGCACCGCGTCGGCTGCGTTGTTCGTGGACCGCGGGCGTTGTGATCTGTGTTGCCATAGTGGTTTTCCTTGCCTGCTTAGCCGGCAGCAAGTTCCTTGGCGCGTGCTGTG is a genomic window containing:
- a CDS encoding COX15/CtaA family protein, giving the protein MATQITTPAVHEQRSRRGARAWAWATLAFFVIVVLEGAVVRATSSGAGCGDHWPLCNGEVLPHFQRVATVIEFLHRSLTGICTAMFVGLIVWTFYATPKRHPARTASIVAGILLLIEGALGAVLVLGHYVEKNTSDARVLVQSIHFTNTMLLLAAATVVAVLLGRGMRVANAASFRIPMVLTLLASIVTGATGSVAALADTLFPSASLRAAIAADFAANSPLLVRMRWMHPAASLLVVAGSIWLAVLMRRGGASKGANLLMLNLWMQAAIGIADVLTLAPTWIQVLHLLGADLFWITLSALAVPVLFPRATQRIAEI